The bacterium sequence CCAGTTCCGGGTGCTTGAATATCTCCTCGCAGACCATCTCACCCGCCTCGCCCGCGCCTACGATAAGTGTAGCAGTTGCGCTCACTCTCTTTGAAGACTTCCCATTGCGCAGAGAGACGACAAGTCTGAAGAGCGCAAGGACAAAAATGAGGAACAGAGTGTCAACGATGCCGAGCCTCAACGCGAACGTGTCCCTCAAGGTCACAAAGAACGAAGTGTAGAATAGCAGCGAACCGAACATCACAGCATTGCCCAAACGCTGCACATCCCGAAGCGTGAAAACGCTCCACCTCTGCCGCTCCACGCCCATGATCGCGAACGAGGCGGCGCGAACGAGGAGCACACCTCCCAACAGCGGCAGGAACTTACTCCACACGAGCCGGAAGCTCGCGTCCGGAACAACAAGCAGCACCGAGATGGAGAAACTCACCGCTGCCAGGCAAAGATCGGCAATGAACTTCGCGATCGCTCTCGACATATTCGACGAGTTCACTAAGAAGGCCCCTTTTGCAAAGCGTCACCAAGTATTCGACTGCGCACGCGCGGCTACAGCAATTCTCTAATCGGAAATCCTACTTCCCGGCTTTAGCGGATGTGTGGCGAGCCTGCACTGAAAAGGGCCGGGCGCCGCACAGAAAAAGAGCGCCCCAAGACTGCGATTGCGAGCCCAGGTCCGTCCATGCCGACTGCTTTTTCGCGCGCTCTTGCCCCCTCGGGCCAAGATAGGTTCAAGGTCAATCTTATTCTCCGTAAGAAGCAGGTGAGACTCTAGCCTGTGGGCAGAGTTCTGTGGTCACCTCGACCGCGTTCAAAGCGGTTATGTAAATGGCTCTAGAAGATTGAACCTCTGAAAACCGAGATTGTGCTTCAAATGCCCAAGATTGTGCTCGACGAGCCTCCGCCGCAACAGCCGACGTTAATATTCAGGCTCGACAACCCTCTGACGATGCTGAAACAGCCACGGATAATCAGCGATACGCTCCAGCTGATGACCTGCCTCGCTCCGTCGGCGTCCAGCAGGTCGAGGTCTTTTGACCTCCCGCCCGCTAGTTCCACAAAGGTGTTTGACAGCACCGGTCAAGCGGCGAAGTGAACGACCTCAAGCTCTAGCGTCTCGTCAACGGAGGCCAGTATCTTATCAACCTTCTCCATGATGGGGTCTTCCAGGACGAACTCCTGGCATCTTGTGCAAGATTGAACCGGAAGCTCCTTGATGATGACAATCGCGGATTGCCCCACCTTGAATGGAAGGTCAGTCTTGGTGCTGACCATCTCAGACCCACAAACAGTGCATCTCACCGTGATTTCCTCCTTATCTTAAAAGAAGGCTCCCACTCATGCGGGCCCGGCTCATAAGCGGTAACGATGCGGACATTATCGCCGGACACATCGACAGCCACGACGACGTGGATCGCCTTTTCCTCACGTTGAGCAAAAAGCAAGTAACACGGTAGAAACCTGTCTTGCGGATATGCTTCGATGATCTCCATGGATTCTGTCGAAGCAATAATATCCTCTCGCGTGACGCGACGCTTCTCTAGCCGCATATTAACATGGTATGTCCACATGATCTGCCGTTGCCGAAAGCACCTCTTTATGAACTCCAGAACACCCTCATTTGCTGATTCCCCTGCCATGCTTTGAAAGAATATGAATGCTGGACACAATCTTGTCAATAACGAGCGCTGGTCGCCTTCGGGTCAGGACTCCTCAAGATTCACCGGCTCCTGCATCATCCGCACGGCGTCTCGCAGGTTGTCCCGCGCCTCCTCCAGCGTCTCGCCCTGCGTCAGGGTATCCGCCCCACCTTCGCCGCCGCTGCGATGTAACAGATGTGGTGGCTGTTGAGGCTTGTCGAGGCTTCATCTAACGGCCTGAGCTGGTCGGCCCGAACCCGAACGACAGCGTCCTGCTCAGGCAGCCACACGCGACAGACCGTCTCTCCCCACGACGTCTCCGCCTCGATCACCCGACAGACCTGACGGTGGTCCGGTGCTGTAAAGCAAGTCGCCGGACTACGGAATCACTCAGATAGCATCCTCCTCTTTCCTCAGCATCGGGGCCGAATAAATCGTCAAGAGCAGTTCGGCATCATCAATCAGGCAATAGATGGGCTCCCGTCCCGAAAGCCGCCGGCTTTCTTCCAGAATGATGGGTACACCATCGCCTCGTTTCTCCATCAAGAAGCGGCGCTTTAGCTGCCCTGACGGGTCCTCTATCGGACACTTCGCGAGTAGCGTCGTAATAAGCTCGTTCCGGGTTGATTGGCGCAGCGCCATGCTTTCGATCGTCACGGTGTTGGGAAGCGTTCCCGGTGAGTAGAGCTCAAGACGATCGTCGAACATGAACAATCTGATCTTCGATCCATAGACAGAGTAATCGCGATGAGCGACGGCGTTCACGACCCCTTCGAATATCGCCCTAATGCTAAATTGTGGTGTCTCAATTCGCTCCGGCTCTTTTCGCGCCCTTACTGTCATGTTTCTGCCCACAAAAGCGAGAGCCGTCTTTACCTGCTTGTCTAGTGGTCCCGTGATTTCCGATGCATCCATCTGATAGTTCGAGTCCTGCCGTATCCCGCGGTAACGGACGGCCTGAATGAATGCCCCTGGGTGCCATTTTTCAGGGTGACTCGCGCACATCAGAACGCCCGCAACACTTGCGCGATCATGACCTGAGTCATCCGTGGTAAGAAGTCGCAGTTTCCGTAGCGTAACGGCCTCTTCGTCAGGTGTCGTGCCTAAGAATCGTTGTCGAAGCTCTGCGTTCAGATCGCTGAGCGTGGTTTCAGGAACGGACCGCTCCTCGAAACGAATGATACTGGCCTGACTTCTCTGTTGAGAGAGACGGAAAAGGAGATCGGTCGGGAGTTCTCGCTTCGAGCTCCCTTGTCTATGGAAGTAACCACCGGGGCCCTTATGCACAAATAAGCTGCGCGGAATCTCCACCTTGAGAATGGCCCTGAGCGTTCCCATGCTGTCGGGCAGCTCCATGCGGAATGCGCTAAATACGACTGGAGGTTTGATCGTATCATTACAAATCTCTGATATGAATCTCTCGAGGAGGTCCAGTCGTTCCAAGGGGATGCCAAGGATCTCCTTGGACTTGTCATCCACGCCGAGGACTAACACGCCATCCGCTGTGTTCGCCATGGCTGCAATCTCGTCCGCTAGGTCATCCCGTTTTGGACCTCTGATTTTCCCGCCCTGGAATTGAACAGTCTTGTACTCCAGGGAAGTATCCTCGCCGAGGCGAATCTTCCGCAGTAGCTCTTCCGGGCTGTCAAACATGGCGATCCTCAGAAGTCATTCGGCGATATCGCTTTTCAAAGGCTGCCTTTCCACCCTCCATCACGTCGCAGATCGTGTCTCTGACCTTCTTCTCCTGCAGAATGCCGCAGCACTCTCGATGGGTCTGCCCACCCTTTGCCTCTAGAGCGATCACGAGCTCCGCGTCCCCATTAACGACGATGTTGGCGTTATGTGTCACCACTATCACCTGACGGCGACGCTTGATCTCCCGCAGTTGTGTGACGATCAGATCATAAATGACATGATTATCCAGGTCGTCTTCAGGTTGGTCCAGAACAAGAGGTTCATCTCCATAGGAGAGCAAAAACCACAGAAGCGCAGCGGACTTCTGCCCGGGAGACCCCTGGTCAATCGAAGTGGGTCTCGATCCACCGGCTTCCCTGTAGTATTCAACCTTAAGGCTGTCCTCCGGGAACCACAGGTCGAAGCGGTCCAGCAGTTCCGGCGGAAGCTTGGCGAGATGAGCGGCGAAGCGTCTGTCCTGGAGACTCCCCGGGTCAGTGTTCCCTTCCGCAATGTCGCGGACTTTGCGTTTGATCCCTCCAAGCTTAGCCTCGAGGTCCCTTACGTCCAGCTTGTCCGAATACAAGCTCCTTAAAAGCCCGTCGATATCATACTTGAATCGCCCGTCTTCTCGCTGGATGATCTCACGGAACTTGCTTTCGACCTCCTCGCGAGCCTGGTATGGCAGTACCTGAATGTGGACGTATTGACTCCCCTTAAGGGTCTGTGAAAGGAAGTCGGCTCTCTTCTTCGTTAGCAGATGCCGCATCACCACAAGCTGCCCGAGACAAGCATCTGCCTGGCTCCTCAGTGAATGCGACTCCCTTCGCCGGTCGTCTAAGGCCTTGAGGCGAGACTCAATACTCTGCTTTCGTTGTACGAGTTCCCCGTAAATACGAGGATCCTCAACACCCTCGTCAGCCAGCTTACGCACCAGAACAGCATACGATTGAATCGTTGACGCCAGAGCTTGATGCCACTGCGATTGCACCTTCTCTTCTTTCCAACGCTTAACCGCATTATCAGCATCTTCGGCGATGGTGTTGAGCTTCTGAGCGATTCCCGCAATCTGCTCCGCTGAATCGGTCGATGCCTTGAGAATGGAAGAATCTGCCGGGTCGGCGGATTCGAATGCCTGGGCGTCAAGCGGCGCAAGCGCCAAGTCTTGAGCCAACTCCCGGATCCGATCTCCGCTTGCGCGCCAGCTGTCTTCCCACTCATCGACCACCTTCTGTTGTCCGTCACGGTACCGGTAGTCCTTCAAAATCTGCGCGTGACCAGCTTGCTCGAATACCACCAACTTCCGCTTCACGTCCTCCAGTTCTCCGCGCAATGTGTCCTCTTCTGACAATCCAGATTCAATCTCTCTAGCCTTTGCTCTGAGCGAAAGAAACTTCGTCTCCAGCTCGCGCCATGCTCGGTCCAAGTTGAGCCGATCGACTTTGGGCGCCTCATCCACGATCTTTAGAAGGCCAAGTGGATTATCCGCCAAAGCATATATCTGCTTCTGACTAAAGATGCGAATCGGAAACCTCCGGTCGATATCGCCCTGTGCCGGTTCCCAGACATCTGGCCCTGTCTCGACCTCGATGGGAACGGCGTCCCCCGCTTGGCTCCATTGTATGCGATACCTCACGTCATCTTTGCGATAGGTCACCGTGAAGTGGGTCGCGTCTGTTAGTAAGCCCGTATCATTCCGTGTCCCATAAACAGCGTTGTACTTCTCGATACTCTTCTCCACAGCTTCCGGCAATCCGTCCGTTCGGCGCAGCGCGATGCGTAAGAACTCCACGAGCGTGGATTTGCCTGTGCCGCGACCGCCGATTACAGCGTTGAGCCACGGGTTAAGTGGAACCTTGAATGCTCGTTCGCACCCCATGTAACGAGCGTCGGATACCTCAATAGACTCAATCACGCAGGAGGCGTGTGTATTCGGGTCCTCGTTTGACTGGTCCGAGCGACGGACTGACAACGGCCCATCGAGAAGCGCCAGTCTAAGCCCCTCCAGGCATGGTTCACCCATCTTCACCCATGTAAATCGACTCCCAGGATAGTTTTGGCCTAGTGCTCCCGAGGGATGACGGGCGTCCGAGCCCACGACCTCCGTCCAGTTGGGAGCTTCTTCTTGATAGATCTGCGGCTTCGGATAGGCCGGATCAATCAACTCCATCGCCAAGATATTCTGGCAGCTCAGTATGTTCCTCAATGTCCGGTTAGGCTCAACCCTCAAGAGCCCATTTTCTTTATCGACGTGTGCAGGAATCGCAATGCCACCTCTTCCATCGATAGCAGCAACCACATCTTCAAATGGTTTACTGGTTTCATCATCACATTTTCCCTGGTCTCCCGTGTATCCTACGAGCCCCAATAGGACAGTCATATCTTCCGTAATTGCAGATCCATCGAAAATCGCCAGGAGGTGAATCCCGGCATTGACCGAAATCTCCATGCCAGGGAAGAGATAAAGCGGACGATAGCCTTGAGGCTTTTCGCTTTCCAGTTTGGCAAGAGCTGATTTGAGTTCGTCGATCCAGGCGCCGGTGTTATGGTCAGTTATGGCAACGCAGTCGATCCCGGCTTGCATATAATCGAGAAGCCACTCCCGCGGTGTGCGCTTCATAAGCTCTTCCCGGTCCCGCCCCATCCCGTAATCGCCCTTCGATGCGGGAGTATGCGTGTGGAAATCGAACCTCCACCACTGCG is a genomic window containing:
- a CDS encoding AAA family ATPase, producing MTRWNWKGAQWWRFDFHTHTPASKGDYGMGRDREELMKRTPREWLLDYMQAGIDCVAITDHNTGAWIDELKSALAKLESEKPQGYRPLYLFPGMEISVNAGIHLLAIFDGSAITEDMTVLLGLVGYTGDQGKCDDETSKPFEDVVAAIDGRGGIAIPAHVDKENGLLRVEPNRTLRNILSCQNILAMELIDPAYPKPQIYQEEAPNWTEVVGSDARHPSGALGQNYPGSRFTWVKMGEPCLEGLRLALLDGPLSVRRSDQSNEDPNTHASCVIESIEVSDARYMGCERAFKVPLNPWLNAVIGGRGTGKSTLVEFLRIALRRTDGLPEAVEKSIEKYNAVYGTRNDTGLLTDATHFTVTYRKDDVRYRIQWSQAGDAVPIEVETGPDVWEPAQGDIDRRFPIRIFSQKQIYALADNPLGLLKIVDEAPKVDRLNLDRAWRELETKFLSLRAKAREIESGLSEEDTLRGELEDVKRKLVVFEQAGHAQILKDYRYRDGQQKVVDEWEDSWRASGDRIRELAQDLALAPLDAQAFESADPADSSILKASTDSAEQIAGIAQKLNTIAEDADNAVKRWKEEKVQSQWHQALASTIQSYAVLVRKLADEGVEDPRIYGELVQRKQSIESRLKALDDRRRESHSLRSQADACLGQLVVMRHLLTKKRADFLSQTLKGSQYVHIQVLPYQAREEVESKFREIIQREDGRFKYDIDGLLRSLYSDKLDVRDLEAKLGGIKRKVRDIAEGNTDPGSLQDRRFAAHLAKLPPELLDRFDLWFPEDSLKVEYYREAGGSRPTSIDQGSPGQKSAALLWFLLSYGDEPLVLDQPEDDLDNHVIYDLIVTQLREIKRRRQVIVVTHNANIVVNGDAELVIALEAKGGQTHRECCGILQEKKVRDTICDVMEGGKAAFEKRYRRMTSEDRHV
- a CDS encoding type II toxin-antitoxin system MqsA family antitoxin, with the protein product MRCTVCGSEMVSTKTDLPFKVGQSAIVIIKELPVQSCTRCQEFVLEDPIMEKVDKILASVDETLELEVVHFAA
- a CDS encoding ATP-binding protein: MFDSPEELLRKIRLGEDTSLEYKTVQFQGGKIRGPKRDDLADEIAAMANTADGVLVLGVDDKSKEILGIPLERLDLLERFISEICNDTIKPPVVFSAFRMELPDSMGTLRAILKVEIPRSLFVHKGPGGYFHRQGSSKRELPTDLLFRLSQQRSQASIIRFEERSVPETTLSDLNAELRQRFLGTTPDEEAVTLRKLRLLTTDDSGHDRASVAGVLMCASHPEKWHPGAFIQAVRYRGIRQDSNYQMDASEITGPLDKQVKTALAFVGRNMTVRARKEPERIETPQFSIRAIFEGVVNAVAHRDYSVYGSKIRLFMFDDRLELYSPGTLPNTVTIESMALRQSTRNELITTLLAKCPIEDPSGQLKRRFLMEKRGDGVPIILEESRRLSGREPIYCLIDDAELLLTIYSAPMLRKEEDAI